A genomic stretch from Algoriphagus halophilus includes:
- the amaB gene encoding L-piperidine-6-carboxylate dehydrogenase produces the protein MTDHFGIQESLKKLGIQPKNLGASTGVNWQESGETFISSYSPADGKLIAEVQLANKDSYDALIEQAQKAFIQWRKVPAPQRGEIVREIGNALREVKADLGKLVSYEMGKSYQEGLGEVQEMIDICDFAVGLSRQLYGLTMHSERPGHRMYEQWHPLGIVGIISAFNFPVAVWSWNAALAWVCGDVCLWKPSEKAPLSGIACQKIASAVFAKHGMPEGICSLIIGDYKVGEMISHDPRVPLVSATGSTRMGKLVGQAVGSRLGRSLLELGGNNAIIITAEADMDMAIRGALFGAVGTAGQRCTSTRRLIIHSSVFEEVKTRLANAYSKLVIGNPLDEKNHVGPLIDQDAVNMYLAATKKVMEEGGKVVVEGGVLKGEGYESGCYVKPAIYEAENHYQIVQHETFAPILYLIKYETIEEAIAIQNGVPQGLSSAIMTLNMREAEAFLSVAGSDCGIANVNIGTSGAEIGGAFGGEKETGGGRESGSDAWKAYMRRQTNTINYSSELPLAQGIKFDI, from the coding sequence ATGACTGATCATTTTGGAATCCAGGAATCTTTAAAGAAGCTAGGGATTCAACCAAAAAATCTTGGTGCATCTACCGGAGTAAATTGGCAGGAGTCAGGAGAAACATTTATTTCTTCATATTCACCCGCTGACGGTAAATTGATTGCCGAAGTCCAATTGGCAAATAAAGATAGTTATGATGCCCTGATTGAACAGGCGCAAAAGGCTTTTATCCAATGGAGGAAAGTTCCTGCCCCTCAAAGAGGGGAAATTGTTAGAGAGATTGGAAATGCGTTAAGAGAGGTAAAGGCCGATCTGGGAAAATTGGTATCATACGAAATGGGGAAATCCTACCAGGAAGGGTTAGGAGAGGTTCAGGAGATGATTGATATCTGCGATTTTGCGGTAGGTCTTTCCAGACAACTTTATGGATTGACCATGCATTCTGAACGTCCAGGACATCGCATGTATGAACAATGGCATCCATTAGGGATTGTAGGGATTATTTCCGCCTTCAATTTCCCGGTAGCTGTTTGGTCCTGGAATGCTGCATTGGCATGGGTTTGCGGAGATGTATGTCTTTGGAAGCCTTCTGAAAAAGCACCTTTGTCAGGAATTGCTTGTCAAAAAATCGCCTCTGCTGTATTTGCAAAACATGGAATGCCTGAAGGAATTTGTTCCTTGATTATAGGGGATTACAAAGTTGGAGAAATGATCTCTCATGATCCTAGAGTTCCTTTGGTTTCCGCGACTGGTTCTACCCGAATGGGGAAATTGGTTGGTCAAGCTGTAGGGAGCAGATTAGGTCGGTCTTTGTTGGAACTGGGAGGCAACAATGCGATCATCATTACTGCGGAGGCTGATATGGATATGGCGATCAGAGGTGCCTTGTTTGGGGCCGTTGGGACAGCAGGGCAACGTTGTACTTCTACCCGAAGATTAATCATACATTCCTCTGTATTTGAGGAGGTAAAAACCAGGTTGGCAAATGCCTATTCGAAACTAGTAATTGGAAACCCCCTGGATGAGAAAAATCATGTAGGTCCATTAATAGATCAGGATGCTGTTAATATGTATCTGGCAGCAACCAAAAAAGTGATGGAAGAAGGAGGGAAGGTTGTGGTGGAAGGTGGTGTGCTGAAAGGGGAAGGCTATGAGTCTGGATGCTATGTGAAACCTGCAATCTATGAAGCAGAAAATCATTACCAGATTGTGCAACATGAGACTTTTGCTCCAATTCTATATTTAATCAAATATGAAACCATTGAGGAGGCAATTGCCATCCAAAATGGGGTGCCGCAAGGCTTGTCCTCAGCAATCATGACTTTAAATATGCGGGAAGCTGAAGCCTTCTTGTCTGTGGCTGGATCTGATTGTGGTATAGCTAATGTCAACATAGGGACTTCAGGAGCGGAAATAGGCGGAGCTTTTGGAGGTGAAAAGGAGACTGGTGGAGGGAGAGAATCTGGTTCAGATGCATGGAAGGCCTATATGCGTAGACAAACCAATACGATTAATTATTCTTCGGAACTTCCCTTGGCACAAGGGATAAAATTTGATATTTAA
- a CDS encoding TonB-dependent receptor plug domain-containing protein, which produces MKKTLLCITSFGLFFQLKAQTDTTTQNLETVIIQENRIQIPFSKQSRNIALVDKQAIETTPARSLQEILSFVPGVDVRQRGVTGVQADIGIRGGSFAQTLMLLNGIKLSDPQTGHHMMNIPVPLVNIDRVEVLKGPGSRIFGQNAYAGAINVITSLTDERYLRVQGYAGDFGMKGINFAGSLPTGNYKQNLSISYDDSNGYQYNTDYQVSNVFYEGGIEINNQNALRGMIAYTDRTFGANSFYSSSFPDQWESIQTTLASLSHTLSLSNFYLNTRAYYRNNADEYRLRRNEPEFYQNNHISEVFALEANGNFKTKFGTTGFGIETRKEKLESNNLGDRERTLSGIFLEQLINLGSKVDVRAGIYSNYNTGYGWKHFPGAEIGFQANQELRLYTGYGVSYRIPTFTDLYYVGPTNIGNDQLTPEEAQNFEIGAKWAKSGFRAELVYFLRNTENLIEWTRPDEETPWQPQNFNEVKFNGIEASLYYRVNPSATTIQVKEFNFSYNYIHADLIQQPGVETRYAFTALKNQMIGGVLVGIGKKLEWNTKMRYIERMNQDPYFLMDMRVDYNRIGKIGLFAEASNLTNTEYIEAATIQMPGRWFRAGFMLNLDSGN; this is translated from the coding sequence ATGAAAAAAACACTATTATGTATCACTAGTTTCGGCTTGTTTTTCCAATTAAAAGCCCAAACTGATACCACAACCCAAAATCTTGAAACAGTTATCATTCAAGAAAACCGTATTCAAATTCCCTTTTCTAAACAGAGTAGAAACATAGCTTTGGTTGATAAGCAAGCGATAGAAACTACTCCCGCCAGGAGTTTGCAAGAAATTTTATCATTTGTTCCAGGGGTAGACGTGAGGCAAAGAGGTGTAACTGGAGTACAAGCGGACATCGGCATTCGGGGCGGTTCTTTCGCTCAAACCCTCATGCTGTTGAACGGGATTAAATTATCTGACCCTCAAACTGGACATCATATGATGAATATTCCCGTCCCTTTGGTGAATATAGATCGGGTGGAAGTATTGAAAGGGCCAGGATCAAGAATCTTTGGGCAAAATGCCTATGCCGGTGCAATCAATGTAATTACTAGTCTAACTGATGAGCGGTACCTGAGAGTGCAAGGTTACGCAGGTGATTTTGGTATGAAAGGGATCAATTTTGCGGGTTCTTTGCCGACTGGTAACTACAAGCAAAACCTTTCTATCTCCTATGATGACTCCAATGGATATCAATATAACACGGACTACCAAGTCAGCAATGTCTTTTATGAGGGTGGAATTGAGATAAACAATCAAAACGCCCTAAGAGGAATGATTGCCTATACTGACAGGACATTTGGGGCAAATAGTTTTTATTCCAGTTCTTTTCCAGATCAATGGGAAAGTATCCAAACTACTTTGGCTTCCTTAAGTCATACGCTTAGTCTCTCTAACTTCTATTTGAATACAAGAGCGTACTACCGAAACAATGCGGATGAATATAGATTGAGGAGAAATGAACCTGAATTTTATCAAAACAATCATATCTCCGAAGTTTTTGCCTTGGAAGCCAATGGCAATTTTAAAACAAAGTTCGGGACTACTGGATTTGGAATTGAGACTAGAAAAGAAAAACTAGAAAGCAATAACCTAGGTGATCGTGAAAGAACTTTGAGCGGAATTTTCTTGGAACAATTAATCAACCTGGGTTCTAAAGTAGATGTTAGAGCGGGTATATACTCCAATTATAACACAGGATATGGATGGAAGCACTTCCCTGGGGCAGAAATTGGCTTTCAGGCCAACCAAGAACTCCGTCTCTATACCGGATACGGAGTTAGTTATAGGATTCCTACATTCACAGACCTTTATTATGTAGGACCTACGAATATCGGAAATGATCAACTTACTCCCGAGGAAGCACAAAATTTTGAAATCGGGGCAAAATGGGCAAAGTCTGGATTCAGAGCTGAACTGGTTTATTTCTTAAGAAATACCGAAAATTTGATCGAATGGACCAGGCCGGATGAAGAAACCCCATGGCAGCCACAAAATTTTAATGAGGTGAAATTTAATGGTATAGAAGCTTCTTTATACTATCGCGTCAATCCTAGTGCTACCACTATTCAGGTAAAGGAATTCAACTTTTCATACAACTATATCCATGCAGATTTAATCCAGCAGCCTGGCGTAGAAACCAGGTATGCCTTCACTGCTTTAAAGAATCAAATGATCGGAGGAGTATTGGTAGGAATAGGAAAAAAACTGGAATGGAACACCAAAATGCGATACATAGAAAGGATGAATCAGGATCCTTACTTCTTGATGGACATGAGGGTAGACTATAATCGGATTGGAAAAATAGGGCTATTTGCCGAAGCATCTAATCTAACAAACACCGAATACATCGAGGCAGCCACTATACAAATGCCGGGAAGATGGTTTCGAGCCGGGTTTATGTTGAATTTGGACTCTGGCAATTAA
- a CDS encoding M1 family metallopeptidase, which translates to MKRKLMLSLLLAGIGFAEVSNSFAQEVKENNQSVFGEFMDRRGTISRTASGKPGVGYWQNTADYQIEATLDDQAHTLTGQVTLTYTNNSPESLDFIWMQLEQNRFKEDSRGTLTTPIQGNRYNGDTDGGFDISNVSAKVGSKGAVSNKHIISDTRMQVWFAEPIPAKGGKATVSMNFSFKIPEKGMDRMGRLDVEDGTIYALAQWYPKVAVFDQIEGWNVEPYLGAGEFYLEYGAFDYKITVPYDHIVVGSGELLNPKEVLSKELQDRYAKAKESDETVYLVSPEEIGNTELTRPKQEGMVTWHFAIENSRDIAFASSKAFIWDAAKINLPSGKKILAQSVYPKESDGIEAWSRSTEYSKASIEYYSETWFEFPYATATNVAAEIGGMEYPGLNFCHFRSKGRGLWGVTDHEFGHNWFPMIVGSNERRYAWMDEGFNTFINHYSTLAFNNGEYPSRLQQTRRSLNYFNSETREGIDTYPDVVNTSNLGMVAYNKPAIGLIVLREYILGPERFDNAFKSYIKTWAYKHPQPSDFFNHMENVGGENLSWFWQGWFYGNGNIDLGINGVFPYSGNYLLSISNKGDIPMPVLFEVTYEDDSMERFTLPVEIWQRGDTWNHIIKTDKKVKSVVLDPDKILPDVNLGNDSWPQEIYDN; encoded by the coding sequence ATGAAAAGAAAACTAATGTTATCACTTCTTCTGGCCGGAATCGGTTTTGCAGAAGTGTCCAATTCATTTGCCCAAGAGGTAAAAGAAAATAATCAAAGTGTTTTTGGAGAGTTTATGGACCGAAGAGGGACCATCTCTAGAACGGCATCCGGCAAACCTGGTGTTGGGTACTGGCAAAATACTGCCGATTACCAAATTGAAGCTACCCTTGATGATCAAGCTCATACCTTGACTGGACAAGTAACCCTGACCTATACCAACAATAGCCCAGAGAGCCTGGATTTTATCTGGATGCAATTGGAGCAAAATCGGTTTAAGGAAGATTCTAGAGGTACCTTGACTACGCCGATTCAGGGAAATAGGTACAATGGAGATACTGATGGAGGATTTGATATCAGCAATGTGTCCGCTAAAGTGGGTTCCAAAGGAGCAGTTTCCAATAAGCACATTATTTCTGATACCAGAATGCAAGTTTGGTTTGCGGAACCTATTCCAGCAAAAGGTGGAAAAGCTACCGTGTCAATGAATTTTTCTTTCAAAATCCCTGAGAAGGGAATGGATAGAATGGGGAGATTGGATGTGGAGGATGGAACCATCTATGCATTGGCTCAATGGTATCCTAAAGTAGCGGTATTTGATCAAATCGAAGGATGGAATGTAGAGCCTTATCTTGGAGCAGGTGAGTTCTATTTGGAATATGGCGCTTTTGACTATAAAATCACCGTTCCTTATGACCATATTGTAGTTGGATCTGGGGAGTTGTTGAATCCAAAAGAGGTATTGAGTAAGGAGCTTCAAGATCGTTATGCAAAAGCAAAAGAAAGCGATGAAACAGTATATTTGGTTTCTCCCGAAGAAATCGGAAATACCGAACTAACCAGACCTAAGCAAGAAGGAATGGTGACTTGGCATTTTGCTATTGAAAACAGCAGAGACATAGCCTTTGCTTCTTCTAAAGCCTTTATCTGGGACGCAGCCAAGATCAACCTCCCAAGCGGGAAAAAGATATTGGCCCAATCAGTTTATCCAAAAGAATCGGATGGAATAGAGGCTTGGTCAAGATCTACTGAGTATTCCAAGGCATCCATTGAATACTATTCTGAAACTTGGTTTGAATTCCCTTACGCAACGGCCACCAATGTGGCTGCAGAAATTGGAGGGATGGAATACCCTGGCTTGAATTTCTGTCATTTTAGATCCAAAGGTAGAGGTCTTTGGGGGGTGACTGATCACGAGTTTGGTCATAACTGGTTCCCAATGATCGTAGGTTCAAATGAAAGGCGATATGCTTGGATGGATGAGGGTTTCAATACCTTTATCAACCACTACAGCACCTTGGCTTTCAATAATGGAGAATATCCTTCTAGATTACAGCAAACCAGAAGGTCATTGAATTATTTCAATAGCGAAACCAGAGAAGGAATTGATACCTACCCAGATGTAGTAAATACTTCCAATTTGGGAATGGTGGCCTATAATAAGCCTGCTATTGGCCTGATCGTGTTAAGAGAATATATATTGGGTCCAGAGCGATTTGACAATGCGTTCAAATCCTATATCAAAACTTGGGCTTATAAACACCCTCAACCTTCCGATTTCTTTAATCATATGGAAAATGTAGGTGGGGAAAACCTTTCTTGGTTCTGGCAAGGTTGGTTTTATGGAAACGGAAATATTGATTTAGGAATCAATGGTGTGTTCCCTTATTCAGGAAATTATTTGTTGAGTATTTCCAACAAAGGAGATATCCCTATGCCTGTTTTGTTTGAGGTGACCTATGAAGATGACTCTATGGAGCGATTTACTTTACCAGTAGAGATTTGGCAAAGAGGTGACACTTGGAACCATATCATCAAAACAGATAAGAAAGTGAAATCTGTAGTATTGGACCCGGATAAGATTCTTCCAGATGTCAACTTAGGCAATGACAGCTGGCCTCAGGAGATTTACGATAACTAA
- a CDS encoding VOC family protein, with translation MKALLTFLLFSGVIMTSHSQIKVNHIAVHVSELEASKKFYENIVGLKEIEEPFKDGLHAWYDIGSGAALHIIEAPNTPTEISKVNHLCFSMEDMDSFIQTLKDTNYPFESWVGEKGKVTIRVDGIRQIYIQDPDGMWLEINDDY, from the coding sequence ATGAAAGCCCTTTTAACCTTCCTATTATTTTCTGGAGTCATCATGACCTCACATTCGCAGATCAAAGTCAATCACATTGCGGTTCATGTTTCAGAATTAGAAGCCAGCAAAAAGTTTTATGAAAACATAGTTGGTCTTAAAGAAATTGAAGAACCTTTTAAAGATGGTCTTCACGCTTGGTATGACATTGGCAGTGGAGCCGCACTACACATCATTGAAGCTCCAAACACTCCTACGGAGATCTCCAAAGTCAATCATCTTTGTTTCAGTATGGAAGACATGGACTCTTTTATTCAAACGTTGAAAGACACGAATTACCCCTTCGAAAGCTGGGTAGGTGAAAAAGGGAAGGTAACTATTCGAGTGGATGGAATCAGACAAATTTATATCCAAGACCCTGATGGAATGTGGTTGGAGATCAACGATGATTATTGA
- a CDS encoding S41 family peptidase, whose translation MSDTKNTKAQIRLPIILALAISAGIWIGATFAEPKSNQNDLRAALYKLQEIMTYINRDYVDSVNTNELVEYGITKMLENLDPHSSYIPARDASLAQSQLDGEFDGIGVEFGIIRDTIYVVAPLTGGPSEALGIQSGDQIINVDGKTVAGIGVTNRDVFDLLRGPKGSKVTIDIKRKNQSELIPYEITRDKIPQYSINASYMVNDEVGYIKVTRFAATTYDEFRTSIEDLKSKGMQKLIIDLQGNPGGYMGAAINMADELLGQRALIVSQEGKVDQYSQKAFAYKPGLFEEGPVIVLINEGSASASEILAGAIQDNDRGLIVGRRSFGKGLVQLPIDLSDGAELRLTIARYYTPSGRSIQKPYGANYEDYEKDFVKRFEHGEFFSADSITFNDSLKYETAKGRTVYGGGGIMPDYFVPLDTTQNSIYINRLFNSDSNREFVLEYANDHKDQFANMSVEEYRDEFEVSDSMLKDLISIGEKNKVKFDQEDFNKSKDYLKVLVKAHLGRQLYDDSAFYMVVNDINEVYMQALKLFDQAEKIALAKDLSSVEE comes from the coding sequence GTGAGCGATACTAAAAACACGAAAGCGCAAATAAGACTTCCAATCATTTTGGCACTGGCTATTTCGGCTGGAATCTGGATTGGGGCTACTTTTGCCGAACCCAAGAGTAATCAAAATGACCTGAGAGCTGCCCTTTATAAGCTTCAGGAGATCATGACATATATCAATCGAGATTATGTAGATAGTGTAAATACCAATGAGCTGGTAGAGTACGGGATTACAAAAATGCTTGAAAACCTGGATCCCCATTCAAGCTACATCCCTGCCCGAGACGCATCTTTGGCTCAATCCCAATTGGATGGAGAATTTGATGGGATTGGAGTTGAATTCGGAATCATTAGAGATACTATTTATGTGGTTGCTCCTTTGACCGGCGGTCCTTCAGAGGCACTTGGTATCCAATCTGGAGATCAGATTATTAATGTGGATGGTAAAACAGTAGCAGGTATTGGAGTAACTAATCGAGATGTTTTTGACCTACTTAGAGGACCAAAAGGGTCAAAAGTCACCATTGATATCAAAAGAAAAAATCAGAGTGAATTAATTCCTTATGAAATCACTCGAGATAAAATCCCACAGTACAGCATCAATGCTTCCTATATGGTCAATGATGAAGTGGGCTATATCAAAGTAACACGATTTGCAGCTACTACCTATGATGAGTTCAGAACTTCTATCGAAGATCTAAAGTCTAAAGGAATGCAAAAATTGATTATTGACCTTCAAGGTAACCCTGGAGGTTATATGGGAGCTGCAATTAACATGGCCGACGAGTTATTAGGCCAAAGAGCCTTGATCGTATCTCAAGAAGGAAAAGTAGATCAATACAGCCAAAAAGCCTTCGCATACAAACCAGGTCTATTTGAGGAAGGCCCAGTCATCGTCTTAATCAACGAAGGAAGTGCTTCTGCATCTGAAATTCTTGCCGGCGCAATTCAGGATAATGATAGAGGTTTGATCGTGGGAAGAAGATCCTTCGGTAAAGGATTAGTCCAATTACCAATAGATCTTTCAGATGGAGCTGAATTGAGACTGACCATTGCTCGGTACTATACCCCTTCTGGTCGATCCATCCAAAAGCCTTATGGCGCCAATTACGAAGATTATGAAAAAGACTTCGTTAAGAGGTTCGAACACGGAGAATTCTTTTCTGCAGATAGTATTACGTTCAACGATAGTTTGAAATATGAAACTGCCAAAGGTAGAACTGTTTACGGTGGCGGAGGAATCATGCCTGATTATTTTGTTCCGTTGGACACTACTCAAAACAGTATTTACATCAATAGATTATTCAACTCAGACTCCAATAGAGAGTTTGTGCTGGAATATGCCAACGATCATAAGGATCAATTTGCAAACATGTCAGTAGAAGAATACAGAGATGAATTCGAAGTGAGTGATTCCATGTTGAAAGATCTAATTTCTATTGGGGAGAAAAACAAGGTCAAGTTTGACCAAGAAGATTTCAACAAATCAAAAGACTATTTGAAGGTTTTGGTAAAAGCCCACTTAGGAAGACAGTTGTACGATGATAGTGCTTTCTATATGGTGGTCAACGATATCAATGAAGTCTACATGCAAGCCCTAAAGCTTTTTGACCAGGCAGAAAAAATAGCCTTGGCCAAAGACTTAAGTAGTGTAGAAGAATAG
- a CDS encoding hemerythrin domain-containing protein encodes MGAENGFNKALVGDLVSENYVFAAVLHYFGISFYQYQTQSLETVCKKHRVHPNQLITELEEWALRKEPTNEELYLNPIEVLVAYLKRKHYFFVRQELPFLANIISGITPEPEYSSLIADLRIMFPLFVDDFIHHIHEEESGLFNRIKLLQDVEEGNYSIVDAIKVLEKDPIHLLAEMHEVHDDEMEGIRKLTQDYSLPENAPLTMKVLYHELQNFERELTIHAQIEDELLFPKAIQLEREALRKIRNKIRTN; translated from the coding sequence ATGGGAGCTGAAAATGGATTTAATAAAGCTTTAGTAGGTGATTTGGTCTCTGAAAACTATGTTTTTGCAGCTGTGTTGCATTATTTCGGGATTAGCTTCTATCAGTATCAAACACAGTCATTAGAGACGGTCTGCAAAAAGCATAGAGTACATCCTAACCAATTAATTACGGAATTGGAGGAATGGGCTTTAAGAAAGGAGCCTACCAATGAAGAGTTATACCTCAATCCGATCGAAGTTCTTGTCGCCTATTTGAAGCGGAAGCATTATTTTTTTGTCAGGCAGGAGTTGCCTTTTCTGGCCAATATCATTTCAGGGATTACTCCTGAACCTGAATATTCCTCTCTGATTGCTGATTTGAGAATTATGTTCCCCTTATTTGTAGATGACTTCATTCATCATATTCATGAAGAAGAGAGCGGTTTATTTAACCGGATCAAGCTTTTACAGGATGTAGAGGAAGGCAATTACAGTATTGTGGATGCAATCAAAGTGTTGGAGAAGGATCCGATCCATTTACTGGCAGAAATGCATGAGGTTCATGATGATGAGATGGAGGGGATCAGGAAATTAACCCAAGATTATTCCTTACCTGAAAATGCGCCCCTAACCATGAAGGTATTGTATCACGAACTTCAAAATTTTGAGCGAGAGCTTACCATCCATGCCCAAATTGAAGATGAGTTGCTGTTTCCAAAAGCGATTCAATTAGAAAGAGAGGCACTTAGAAAAATCCGAAATAAAATAAGGACCAACTGA
- the ruvX gene encoding Holliday junction resolvase RuvX, with protein MPRILAIDLGTKRTGLAVTDPLKMLANPLETIETSKLLDYIKTYISKEEVDTLVLGLPTRLNGQDNEMTPKVLAMKEQLEKSFPNQKIELIDERFTSKMAMQSMIAMGSKKKDRREKAGNLDKVSAAIILQSYLERQ; from the coding sequence ATGCCAAGAATTCTTGCAATTGATTTAGGAACCAAACGAACTGGTTTGGCTGTTACAGATCCGCTTAAGATGTTAGCTAACCCCTTGGAAACCATTGAGACCTCCAAGTTGTTGGACTATATCAAAACCTATATTTCCAAAGAGGAAGTGGATACCTTGGTGTTAGGCTTGCCCACCCGCTTGAATGGGCAGGATAATGAAATGACGCCTAAGGTGTTGGCAATGAAGGAACAGTTGGAAAAAAGCTTTCCAAACCAAAAAATTGAATTAATTGACGAACGATTTACTTCTAAAATGGCCATGCAAAGTATGATAGCCATGGGAAGCAAAAAGAAAGATCGTCGTGAAAAAGCTGGCAACCTGGATAAGGTGAGTGCAGCGATTATTTTACAATCGTATTTAGAAAGACAATGA
- the def gene encoding peptide deformylase: MIYPIVAYGNPILKKEAEEINEGTELDSLIKDMFATMDNASGVGLAAPQINQGVRLFVIDSSLMLDEEDEEVGIRRAFINPIILDEYGDDYSFEEGCLSIPEVRAEITRPEKLTIEYFDENWNLKEEEFSGMTARVIQHEYDHLEGILFVDYLKGLKKRLMKSKLIDVSKGKVSTDYRMIYPLK; the protein is encoded by the coding sequence ATGATTTACCCAATAGTTGCATACGGGAATCCCATTTTGAAGAAAGAGGCGGAAGAAATTAATGAGGGAACAGAGCTTGATTCCTTGATCAAGGATATGTTTGCTACTATGGATAATGCCAGCGGTGTTGGATTAGCAGCTCCACAGATTAATCAAGGAGTCCGACTCTTTGTGATTGACAGTTCTCTGATGCTCGACGAAGAAGATGAGGAAGTTGGGATTAGAAGAGCGTTTATCAATCCCATTATTTTAGATGAATATGGTGATGATTACAGTTTTGAAGAAGGCTGCTTGAGTATTCCCGAGGTGAGGGCTGAAATCACCAGACCTGAGAAGTTGACCATAGAGTACTTTGATGAAAACTGGAACTTGAAAGAGGAGGAGTTTTCAGGAATGACTGCCAGGGTGATCCAGCATGAATACGATCACTTAGAGGGGATTTTGTTTGTAGATTACCTAAAAGGCTTGAAAAAGCGTTTGATGAAATCAAAGTTGATTGATGTCAGCAAAGGAAAAGTATCGACTGATTACAGAATGATATACCCGCTCAAATGA
- a CDS encoding amidohydrolase — translation MSRSPQLSIALVQTDLFWKNKTANMAMLEEKLWGIPTGIDLIILPEMFPTGFSMDASELAEPMNLSICKWMKQMAAQSGAVITGSAIISDKGNYFNRLLWVTPEGEISTYDKKHLFRMAKEDETFSSGKSLPIFNLKGWKVCPQICYDLRFPVYSRNVWTEEGASYDFLFYVASWPGARTSAWDALLPARAIENLSYVAGVNRIGQDGNRIDYLGHSACYDFKGEIITHLGESEEIQVFQLDAHELERYREKFPAWRDADKFTIR, via the coding sequence ATGAGCCGATCCCCCCAATTATCCATAGCGCTGGTACAGACGGATTTGTTTTGGAAAAACAAAACGGCCAATATGGCCATGCTAGAAGAAAAACTCTGGGGGATTCCTACCGGTATAGATTTAATAATTCTTCCGGAAATGTTTCCTACTGGATTCAGTATGGATGCTTCTGAATTAGCCGAACCCATGAATTTATCCATTTGCAAATGGATGAAACAGATGGCAGCCCAGTCAGGTGCAGTCATTACAGGGAGTGCTATTATTTCAGATAAAGGAAATTATTTTAATCGTCTGCTTTGGGTAACTCCCGAGGGAGAGATCTCCACTTACGATAAGAAGCATTTATTTCGAATGGCCAAAGAGGATGAAACGTTCTCTTCCGGAAAGAGCCTACCTATTTTTAACTTAAAAGGTTGGAAAGTCTGTCCTCAGATTTGTTATGATCTCCGGTTTCCAGTTTACTCCAGGAATGTTTGGACGGAAGAGGGAGCTTCCTATGACTTTCTTTTTTATGTAGCCTCTTGGCCTGGAGCGAGGACTTCTGCATGGGATGCATTATTGCCTGCAAGAGCGATAGAGAATCTAAGTTATGTGGCAGGTGTAAATCGTATAGGGCAGGACGGAAATAGAATTGATTACCTGGGACATTCTGCTTGTTATGATTTCAAAGGAGAGATAATTACCCATTTGGGAGAGTCCGAAGAAATCCAGGTTTTTCAGCTAGATGCTCATGAATTAGAAAGATATCGGGAGAAATTTCCTGCATGGAGAGATGCTGATAAATTCACAATTCGGTAA